CGTGGACCCCACGCTCGGCACACTCCAGAACGGAAGGGCAAGCATCTCGCTCACCACCGGTGCCGCAGGCACCGAGGAGTACGGATGCGTCATCGCCCAGGTCCGCGCCAAGCGGTCCGGGCCCATCGAGGTTCACGGAGATGCAGGAGGTCGCGTCGCGGTGCAGCACGTCGCCGCGCAGATGCCGGCACCGGTCCCGCACGACAACACCATCGAGATCCCGTACTTCACTCCACCACCCACCGCGCGTCGCACCAGCATCGGCCCTATCGGCTGGCCGGGTGCGTCCATCGCAATGTGCGTCCTCGCCGCGCTCCTGCTCGGCATCCTCGGGCTCGCATGGCTCTCCAAACCGACCTCCGCGTCCTCAGGCAACAACGATGCCGACACGGTCGCTCGCATGCTCGCCGAACAAGCGCGACGCGACGCGGAGCAGGCCAAGGAGGGCCTCAACCAGCACCGCCGCGACCAGAGCGAACGCGATGGCGGTCAGGACGACGCCATCGGCATGACCGGGCAAGTCGCCCGCGTGTACACCGACGAACGCCTCCGCTCCCTCTTCCAGAGGGTCACGGATCGTCACCGACAGATGCAGAACGGCGGTGGTGGCGACATCTGCACACAGCTCCCGCATCTCCGGCTCCCGGGCTGTTCCTATCCCTAGGGGCACCCCAACAAAGCCGCCAAGGCGGCCCTCCTCCAGAGGGCCGCCTTTCCTATTGCACGAATGACGCCAATTCCAATCCTTTCCCGTGAGGCACTAGACAAACTCTATACAACGTATACGATAGTGACGTAGTGCGATCCATCATCATGTGGGCCGGTAGTTCAACTGGTTAGAGCACCGCCCTGTCACGGCGGAAGTTGCGGGTTCGAGTCCCGTCCGGCCCGTTTTGAAAAATGCAAAACAATGACCACCCGTATGGGTGGTCATTGTGATTCAGTACCGAAATTCAACCCTACACCCGACATAAACACCAGAGCCCTTCCCATGCTTGACAAATGACCAAAAATACGCTATTCTCTACATGAAGAGTGGTTCATTCACAACCGAAAACAAGGCGACACACAAAGGAGAAACCGATGCAAAATCGGATCATGTGCGTGGGACTTTGCACCCTGATAGTTGTTCTATCCGCATGCGCAACAGAGCATCCCGACGACGATACATCCTGTCCGGGATGCAGCGGCGACACGGCAACGGACGATGACGCTGACGGCAATGGTCACTGTCTCGATGTTGAGCTCTGCGATGACAAGGACAATGACTGCAATGGGGAGACCAACGAGGGCTTTGACCTCGGCCTGCCATGCGTCGCGGGAATCGGTTCCTGTGAACGGACTGGCGAGATCGCCTGCATGAATCTCGAATCTTCTGCGTGCAATGCGGAGTCCGGGAATCCAACCAGCGAACTCTGCGACGAACTCGATAACGATTGTGATGGTGACACGGACGAGGACTTCGTAGAACTCGGAGCAGCGTGCACCGTTGGCAATGGTGCGTGCGCGCACGATGGCGAATGGGGGTGCGACACACGAACTGGTGGCATCTCGTGCGATGCATTTGCCGGATCTCCCACCGCAGAACGCTGCAACAGCATCGATGATGACTGTGACGGCATCACGGATGCCGATACGCATTATCATGGAACGCGATGCGTGAATGGACAGCGCGGAATCTGCGAACGGGCCGGAACCATGATGTGCAATCTCGACATTGGTGCGCTCGTTTGCGACGCAC
Above is a window of bacterium DNA encoding:
- a CDS encoding Ig-like domain-containing protein; amino-acid sequence: MALNIGVASPGPVDGVVGELSGPVMFRVTDEHGNAVASAPVHVSVDPTLGTLQNGRASISLTTGAAGTEEYGCVIAQVRAKRSGPIEVHGDAGGRVAVQHVAAQMPAPVPHDNTIEIPYFTPPPTARRTSIGPIGWPGASIAMCVLAALLLGILGLAWLSKPTSASSGNNDADTVARMLAEQARRDAEQAKEGLNQHRRDQSERDGGQDDAIGMTGQVARVYTDERLRSLFQRVTDRHRQMQNGGGGDICTQLPHLRLPGCSYP